The Leptotrichia sp. OH3620_COT-345 genomic sequence TGCCGTTCATATTGTTATTACCGTAGTTTCATATGATGAAATAAATCAGCCTGAAAATCTGGCAACAATAGGAGTTTCGACTGCATTGGGATTATCTGATATTCCTTTTGCGGGGACAGTGGCAGGAGTGACTGTGGGGTACATTGACGGAAAGTATATTTTAAATCCAACTGCCGAAGAACTGGAAAAAAGTGAAATACATTTGTCAGTTGCAGGGACCAAAGATGCAGTTACAATGGTTGAAGCAGGGGCAAAGGAAGTATCCGAAGAAATTATGCTTGAAGGGATAATGTTCGGTCATGAGAAAATAAAGGAAATATGTGCTGAACAGGATAAATTCCTGTCTCAGTTTGATGTCCAGAAATATGAGTTTGAGAAAAAGGAAGTGGATACCGAAATCAAATCATTTATAGATGAATTTGAAAAAACAGTGGAAGAAGCGGTTATGACTCCGGGGAAATTGGAAAAATATGAAGCTATTGATAATCTTGAAACGGAGCTTTTGGAAAAATATATTGTCAAACTTGAAAGTGAAGGAAAAGAAACAGATGAAAGCCTGGAAAAGGAATTTAAAAATTATTATAGGGAAATAGAGAAAAAAGTTGTAAGAGATGCCATTCTATATAAAAAATACAGAGTTGACGGAAGAAATACAACAGAAATAAGACCTCTTGATGTGGAAATAGACACTTTGCCTATACCTCACGGTTCGGCACTATTTACAAGGGGAGAAACACAGGCGTTAGTAACGGTGACCCTAGGAAGTAAGACAGATGAGCAGATTGTAGATGGTATGGAAGATGAATCCAGAAAAAAATTCTTTTTACATTATAATTTTCCTCCTTATTCAGTAGGAGAAGCAGGATTTTTAAGAGCTCCGGGAAGAAGAGAATTGGGACATGGGAATCTTGCCGAAAGAGCATTAAAGTATGTAATGCCTGATCAGGAAGTGTTTCCTTATACTGTCAGACTGGTTTCGGAAATTACCGAGTCAAACGGTTCATCTTCTCAAGCAAGTATATGTGGCGGCTCTCTTGCACTTATGGCGGCGGGAGTCCCTATAAAATCCACGGTAGCAGGAATTGCTATGGGATTAATAAAAGAAGGGGATACATTTACAGTATTGACTGATATTCAAGGGCTTGAAGACCATCTGGGGGATATGGACTTCAAGGTTGCAGGGACAAAAAAAGGGATAACTGCTATCCAGATGGATATTAAAATAGAAGGAATTACAAAGGATATAATGGAAGTAGCTTTAAAACAGGCATTACAGGGAAGATATTTTATAATTGAAAAAATGGAAGAAGTGATAAGTGAACCGAGACCTGAAGTTGCAGAAAATGCACCGAAAATTGAATTGATGAAAATAGATCCTTCAAAAATAGCAGGATTGATAGGTCCTGCAGGAAAAGTTATAAAAGCAATAATTGAAGAAACAGGAGTTTCCATTGATATAGAAGATGATGGAAGCGTGTCAATATTCGGAAAAGATCCTGAAATGATGAGAAAAGCTATAGAGCTTGTAAAAAGACAGACACAATCTGTTGAAATGAATGAAACATATAACGGGAAAGTTACAAAACTGACTAAATTCGGAGCATTTGTGGAAGTTCTTCCGGGGAAAGAAGGACTGCTTCATATTTCTGAAATAAGTCATAAAAGAGTAGGAAAAGTAGAAGATGTGCTAAAAGAGGGTCAGGAGGTAAAAGTAAAAGTAATATCAATGGAAGACGAAAATAAGTTTAACCTCAGTATGAAAGCTTTAATTTCCAAAGAAGAAGGTGTTAAAAATGAATCTACCAAATAAACTTGCTATGTTAAGAATGATATTGGTAATTCCGTTTGTCATTATACTTGGAATTGCTTTATCCACTGAAAATACAGTTTTATCGGTATTAATGAGAATATCCGCTTTTCTCATATTTGCGGGAGCTTCGATAACTGATTATTTTGACGGTCAGATTGCGAGAAAATACAATCTTGTAACAAACTTGGGGAAATTAATTGATCCTTTAGCTGATAAAATTTTAGTTATATCAGCTTTAACAGTATTGACAAAATACGATCAGATAAGTTTATGGATAGTTCTTGTAATAATATTCAGAGAACTTATGATAACGGGACTTAGAGCAATAGTTTCTTCTGAAGGAACTATTATTGTTGCTGAAACTCTCGGGAAATGGAAAACGGTTACGCAGATGGCAGCACTGTCAATAATTATACTTTTTCCTTTAGGTTATATAATGAATAATATTTTGCTGGTAATACCTCTTATTTTAACAGTAATATCAGGTTTGGAATATATCCTGAAATCGAAAGATGTTTTAAATAAATAAATTTTAGAGGAGAAAAGATGTTTATAACAGTTTTATTATCTACAATAGATAGATTAATACATTTGTGTTATCTTATTTTATTAATAAATATTTTAGGTTCATGGCTTGATCCGTTTAGACGTTCACCTTTTTTTAACTTTATAAGAAGGATGACGGATCCTTTTTTAAGTAAACTTAGAATAATTATACCTTTAGGAGGAATGTCTCTTGATATTTCTCCCATAATAGCGATGATGCTTTTAAGATTAATAAGAGAAATATTGTTCGGAATAATATATTTATTTGTTCCGTTCATATAAATATGAAGGGCTGTCCTGTAAGTTCGAGAAATACTCTAGTCTATAAATTTCAGATGTTCAATCATTTTTGTAAAGTCAATAAAGACAATAACTTATAATTTTGAAGAATAAATTTATAGTTTACAGATTATTTTTTAGCTTATGAGACAGCTTCTTTTTCATGTAATCTCAAAAGGAGAAAAAATATGCCAAAATATAAAATGAATTGGAAAAATTTACTATCGGTAAATAGTCAAAGACCAAGAAGTAGTAAAAATTTTAAGGGACAGGAGCCTGAAGAAGATTTTACAAAAAGTGGAAAAAAAAAGTACAGTGATTTAAGAAGTGATTTTGAAAGAGATTATCATAGAATACTAAGTAGCGCTTCTTTTAGGCGTTTGCAAGATAAAACACAGGTTTTTCCACTCGAAAAAAATGACTTTATACGTACGAGACTTACTCATTCAATAGAAGTTTCATCTTTTGCCAGATCTCTTGCACAGTCTGTCGCCAATGAAATCATAAGAAGGGAATTGGATGAAGATTTCGGTCATGAAGAAGCGACAGGAATAACTAATATATTAGCAAGCTCAGGACTTTTACATGATATAGGCAATCCTCCGTTCGGACATTTTGGGGAAGATACTATAAGAGCATGGTTTATAAAACATCTGGAAGAAATAAAGCTGAAGGATGTTACAGGAAAAGAAAAAAAATTAAATGAGATATTAAATAAACAGATGTGTAATGATTTTATAAATTTTGAAGGAAATGCCCAAGCCATAAGGGTAGCTTCAAAACTTCATTTTTTAGTAGATGAAAATGGAATGAACCTTACTTTCGCATTATTGAATACACTAATAAAATATCCTGTAGATTCACTGCACATTAATAAAAACAGCGGTGATATAAAAACAAAAAAGATGGGCTATTATTATTCGGAAAAAGAGTTATTTGAAAATATAGTGAACAGTACGGGAACTTATAATAATGAAACAGGAGAAATATACAGACATCCTCTGACTTTTCTTCTTGAAGCCGCTGATGACATAGCTTACTGTACTGCAGATATTGAAGATGGAATGAAGAAGGGGTTTATTTCATTTGAAAATTTAATAGAAAATTTGAAGGAAAATGTTCCTGAAGATGAGAGATTATATAAAAATCTTATAAAATATAAAGAAGATGCTAAAAGAAAAAAGTATGACAGTCCTGAATTATATGCGGTACAAAGATGGATAGTTTCCATACAAGGAATATTTATAAGTTCTGTTGTAAATTCATTTATTGAAAATTATAATTTAATAATGAACGGAGAATTGAAAAATGACTTGTTTAAAGGAACGGAAGCTGAAAAACTGTTGAAAGTTCTTAAAAAAATAGCTTTTAAGGAAGTATTCGAGTCGAAAGCTATTTTGAAAATGGAAATAGCTGCAAATAATATAATAAATTATTTTTTAACGAACTTTGTAAATTCAGTTTTATACTGGGATACTCCTTATGAGAAGAAAATGGCAGGAATTGATATGAAATATATCGCAATTATATCTGAAAATCAGAGACATATTTATAAATATTATAGTGAATTGTTTGAAAAAAATATAAAACAGAAAAACTTAGATAAAAATACTGAAAAGGAAGAAATTTTCAGATATAAACTGTATTTGAGATTAATGCTTGTAACCGACTACATCTCAGGAATGACTGACAGCTTTATAAAAACATTGTATCAGGAATTGATAGGAATTAATTAGAAAGGAAAAGTTATGGATATAATATCAGAGTTACAACAATTCGGTTTTTCAAAAATTGAAGCGAAAGTTTATATGGAAGTTTTAAATGCTCCCATGTCAAACGGTACTCAGATTTCAAAAAAAAGAGATATTTCAAGAAGTGCCGTTTATAATGCTCTCGAAAAATTATGTGATAACGGTTATATTTATATAGTTCCTACTGAAGAAGACAAAAAAAATTATATAGCAGCCGATCCGATGGAGATAATTTCAAAGTTAAAGGAAGAGTGGGACAGTAAAGCTGAATTTCTTGAAAAAGAATTTTTAAAAATAAGAGGTAAGATGGAAAAAACAAGAAGTTATGAACTGTACACTGAAAAAAGTCTTATTTTAAAAATAAAGGAAATGATAGAACATACTTCCGGTGAAATATATATAAGTACAAATATTGACCTTTATTTACTTAGAGAAGAAATTTTAAAAGCAATAAAAACAGGGATAAAAATATTTATTTTTAATCATGGCGAAATAGTAGTCGATTTTAATAAGGAAATAAGCAAATCCGGAAATATATTTGAAAACTACAATATGTATAACCTTAAAATATATAATGCAAATAGCAAATTTTATCCAAAAAATGAACAAAAAGAAATAATTATAGTGTCCGATATGGTAACAGGATTTTCTTGTGAAGAAACAGGAGAAAATTTTGCAGGACTGTTTACAGAAAATAAATTTCTCGTAAAAATAATGGCGGAAAACATTCATGATAATATATATATCAATAAAATAGAAAGAATATATGGAGATGAAATATTTGATGAAACGGTTCTGGATACGTTTTTTGAAAAGTATAGAAGGAATAAGAAAGAACAGTAAGAATATTCAAAATGGAAAAAGTTTCCATTACACTGTAAATTAATGATAAAAACATAATAATTTTAATTGAAAAAATTAAAATTTAGCAATATAATAATATATAAAATCTATATTTATTAAGGAGTTGATTTTTATGTCTGAAACAAGATACGAATTAAACAAAAATCTTGCACAAATGCTGAAAGGTGGGGTTATTATGGATGTTTCCACACCGGAACAGGCTAAGATTGCTGAAAGTGCAGGAGCAGCAGCAGTAATGGCATTAGAAAGGATTCCGGCAGATATAAGGGCAGCAGGAGGAGTTTCAAGAATGAGTGATCCTAAAATGATTAAAAGTATACAGGAAGTTGTTTCAATTCCTGTAATGGCAAAAGTGAGAATAGGACACTTTGTAGAAGCCCAGATTTTGGAGGCTATTGAAATAGATTATATTGATGAAAGTGAAGTTCTGTCTCCTGCTGACGACAGGTTTCATATTGATAAGAAAAAATTTAAAGTACCTTTCGTATGCGGTGCAAAAGATTTGGGAGAAGCATTAAGACGTATAGCTGAAGGGGCTTCGATGATAAGAACAAAGGGAGAACCGGGAACAGGGGATATTGTTCAGGCTGTCAGACATATGCGGATGATGAATCAGGAAATTAGAAGGATACAGAATATGAGAGAAGATGAACTTTATTTTACTGCAAAGGAACTACAGATATCCCTTGATTTAATCCTTTTTGTACATGAAAACGGCAAACTTCCTGTAGTAAATTTTGCTGCGGGAGGTGTGGCAACTCCTGCTGATGCTGCATTAATGATGCAACTTGGAGCTGAAGGTGTTTTTGTGGGTTCAGGTATTTTTAAATCAGGAGATCCTGAAAAAAGAGCTCAGGCTATTGTAAAAGCCGTGACAAATTATAATGATCCGAAAATACTGGCTGAAATTTCCGAAAATTTAGGAGAAGCTATGGTCGGTATTAATGAAAGTGAAATTCAATTACTGATGGCTGAAAGAGGGAAATAATGAAAATAGGGATTTTGGCTTTACAGGGAGCTTTTATTGAGCATGAAAAAATTCTTAGAAGCTTAAATGTTGAAACAGTACAGATTAGGAAAAGAAAAGATTTGGAAGATAATAAAATCGACGGTCTTATTTTACCCGGAGGAGAAAGTACGGTTATGGGAAAACTTCTCCATGATCTGAACTTATTTGAAAGTCTTAAAAAAATGATTGCAGAAGGACTGCCTGTTTTTGGGACTTGTGCAGGTATGATATTACTTGCCCGTGAAATTGAAAATGATACTGCAAGATATTTCGGACTGATGAATATTAAAGTAAAGAGAAATGCGTATGGCAGACAACTCGGAAGTTTTTTTACTGAAAATGAATTTAAACATGTAGGTATTGTACCTATGACTTTTATTCGTGCCCCGTTTATTTCAGATGTAGGAGAAAATGTGGAAATTCTTTCTAAAGTTGATGGAAATATAGTAGCTGCAAGACAAAGTAGTATTTTAGTAACATCTTATCATCCTGAATTAAACAGCAACACAAAGATTCATGAATATTTTCTTGAAATATGTAAAAGTTATGTATTGAAATAGTTAAAAGAAAATCTTGAGTTTTGTGGATAAAAATATGGAAAAAATTATGAAAAATGTGTATAATAACACGATAACAAAAAATATGTACAGAGGAAAGAAAAAATTTTAGGAGGAAAAGATGAAGATTGATAAATCTCAATTAAAAGACAGTATTCTCAGAAAATTAAGGCGGCAGTACGGTAAAACAATAGAGGAAGCTCATGAATACGAGATATACTATGCAGTGTCAAGAGCTATTCTCGACTATATAGTTGAAAACTGGTACAATACAAAAAAAACTTATGCAAAAAAGCAAGTGAAACAAATGTATTATTTTTCTGCTGAATTTCTTATGGGGAGATATTTGGGGAATAATCTGATTAATTTGCAGATAAATGATGCAGTAAGGGAAACACTCGAAGAGTTGGGAGTTGACATTAACAAAATAGAAGATCAGGAAACTGATGCGGGACTGGGAAATGGAGGATTAGGAAGATTGGCAGCATGTTTTCTCGATTCTCTTGCGACTCTTGAGCTTCCGGGAAATGGATACGGTCTGAGATATAAGTATGGAATGTTTGATCAGAGAATAGAAAACGGATTTCAGGTGGAATATCCCGATGACTGGACAAAATTCGGAGATCCATGGTCAATAAAAAGAATGGATAGGGTTTTTGAAGTTAAATTCGGAGGTCAGATAGAAGTACATAGAGATGAAGTGGGAAAAGAATACTTTAAAAGAGTCAATACTGAAAATGTAAATGCTGTAGCTTATGACGTACCGATTATAGGTTACGGAAATGACACGGTAAATACATTAAGACTGTGGGAAGCAAGATCTCCTGAAGGTTTTGATTTGAAACTTTTCAATGATCAGAAATATCTGCTTGCATCTGAAAATGCGGTTCAAGCAGAAGATATATCCAGAGTTTTATACCCGAATGATACTGAAAAGGACGGTAAGCTGTTAAG encodes the following:
- the pnp gene encoding polyribonucleotide nucleotidyltransferase; translated protein: MFNERTYGFNLGTQQVKLSTGKIARQAGGSVIVRCGGTVLLVTATRSKDVKEGQDFFPLTVDYIEKFYASGKFPGGFIKRESRPSTDEILISRLVDRPIRPLFPEGFLNAVHIVITVVSYDEINQPENLATIGVSTALGLSDIPFAGTVAGVTVGYIDGKYILNPTAEELEKSEIHLSVAGTKDAVTMVEAGAKEVSEEIMLEGIMFGHEKIKEICAEQDKFLSQFDVQKYEFEKKEVDTEIKSFIDEFEKTVEEAVMTPGKLEKYEAIDNLETELLEKYIVKLESEGKETDESLEKEFKNYYREIEKKVVRDAILYKKYRVDGRNTTEIRPLDVEIDTLPIPHGSALFTRGETQALVTVTLGSKTDEQIVDGMEDESRKKFFLHYNFPPYSVGEAGFLRAPGRRELGHGNLAERALKYVMPDQEVFPYTVRLVSEITESNGSSSQASICGGSLALMAAGVPIKSTVAGIAMGLIKEGDTFTVLTDIQGLEDHLGDMDFKVAGTKKGITAIQMDIKIEGITKDIMEVALKQALQGRYFIIEKMEEVISEPRPEVAENAPKIELMKIDPSKIAGLIGPAGKVIKAIIEETGVSIDIEDDGSVSIFGKDPEMMRKAIELVKRQTQSVEMNETYNGKVTKLTKFGAFVEVLPGKEGLLHISEISHKRVGKVEDVLKEGQEVKVKVISMEDENKFNLSMKALISKEEGVKNESTK
- the pgsA gene encoding CDP-diacylglycerol--glycerol-3-phosphate 3-phosphatidyltransferase; the protein is MNLPNKLAMLRMILVIPFVIILGIALSTENTVLSVLMRISAFLIFAGASITDYFDGQIARKYNLVTNLGKLIDPLADKILVISALTVLTKYDQISLWIVLVIIFRELMITGLRAIVSSEGTIIVAETLGKWKTVTQMAALSIIILFPLGYIMNNILLVIPLILTVISGLEYILKSKDVLNK
- a CDS encoding YggT family protein; translation: MFITVLLSTIDRLIHLCYLILLINILGSWLDPFRRSPFFNFIRRMTDPFLSKLRIIIPLGGMSLDISPIIAMMLLRLIREILFGIIYLFVPFI
- a CDS encoding deoxyguanosinetriphosphate triphosphohydrolase, which gives rise to MPKYKMNWKNLLSVNSQRPRSSKNFKGQEPEEDFTKSGKKKYSDLRSDFERDYHRILSSASFRRLQDKTQVFPLEKNDFIRTRLTHSIEVSSFARSLAQSVANEIIRRELDEDFGHEEATGITNILASSGLLHDIGNPPFGHFGEDTIRAWFIKHLEEIKLKDVTGKEKKLNEILNKQMCNDFINFEGNAQAIRVASKLHFLVDENGMNLTFALLNTLIKYPVDSLHINKNSGDIKTKKMGYYYSEKELFENIVNSTGTYNNETGEIYRHPLTFLLEAADDIAYCTADIEDGMKKGFISFENLIENLKENVPEDERLYKNLIKYKEDAKRKKYDSPELYAVQRWIVSIQGIFISSVVNSFIENYNLIMNGELKNDLFKGTEAEKLLKVLKKIAFKEVFESKAILKMEIAANNIINYFLTNFVNSVLYWDTPYEKKMAGIDMKYIAIISENQRHIYKYYSELFEKNIKQKNLDKNTEKEEIFRYKLYLRLMLVTDYISGMTDSFIKTLYQELIGIN
- a CDS encoding TrmB family transcriptional regulator, with translation MDIISELQQFGFSKIEAKVYMEVLNAPMSNGTQISKKRDISRSAVYNALEKLCDNGYIYIVPTEEDKKNYIAADPMEIISKLKEEWDSKAEFLEKEFLKIRGKMEKTRSYELYTEKSLILKIKEMIEHTSGEIYISTNIDLYLLREEILKAIKTGIKIFIFNHGEIVVDFNKEISKSGNIFENYNMYNLKIYNANSKFYPKNEQKEIIIVSDMVTGFSCEETGENFAGLFTENKFLVKIMAENIHDNIYINKIERIYGDEIFDETVLDTFFEKYRRNKKEQ
- the pdxS gene encoding pyridoxal 5'-phosphate synthase lyase subunit PdxS, translated to MSETRYELNKNLAQMLKGGVIMDVSTPEQAKIAESAGAAAVMALERIPADIRAAGGVSRMSDPKMIKSIQEVVSIPVMAKVRIGHFVEAQILEAIEIDYIDESEVLSPADDRFHIDKKKFKVPFVCGAKDLGEALRRIAEGASMIRTKGEPGTGDIVQAVRHMRMMNQEIRRIQNMREDELYFTAKELQISLDLILFVHENGKLPVVNFAAGGVATPADAALMMQLGAEGVFVGSGIFKSGDPEKRAQAIVKAVTNYNDPKILAEISENLGEAMVGINESEIQLLMAERGK
- the pdxT gene encoding pyridoxal 5'-phosphate synthase glutaminase subunit PdxT yields the protein MKIGILALQGAFIEHEKILRSLNVETVQIRKRKDLEDNKIDGLILPGGESTVMGKLLHDLNLFESLKKMIAEGLPVFGTCAGMILLAREIENDTARYFGLMNIKVKRNAYGRQLGSFFTENEFKHVGIVPMTFIRAPFISDVGENVEILSKVDGNIVAARQSSILVTSYHPELNSNTKIHEYFLEICKSYVLK